From a region of the Bacteroides sp. AN502(2024) genome:
- the cydB gene encoding cytochrome d ubiquinol oxidase subunit II, translating to MYIFLQQYWWLVVSLLGAILVFLLFVQGGNSLLFCLGKNEEHRKMMVNSTGRKWEFTFTTLVTFGGAFFASFPLFYSTSFGGAYWLWMIILFSFVLQAVSYEFQSKAGNLLGKKTYQTFLVINGVVGPVLLGGAVATFFTGSDFYINKANMTETIMPVISHWGNGWHGLDALTNIWNVILGLAVFFLARVLGSLYFINNIDDEELTDKCRRAARNNTVLFLVFFLAFVIRTLVSDGFAVNPDTQEIYMQPYKYLTNFIEMPVVLALFLMGVVLVLFGIGKTLLKKTFDKGIWFTGIGTVLTVLSLLLVAGYNNTAYYPSYTDPQSSLTLANSCSSEFTLKTMAYVSVLVPFVIAYIFYAWRSIDCHKITEKEMDEGGHSY from the coding sequence ATGTATATATTTTTACAACAATATTGGTGGCTTGTCGTTTCCTTGTTAGGGGCCATACTCGTGTTTTTATTGTTTGTACAAGGTGGTAATTCATTGTTGTTCTGTCTGGGTAAAAACGAAGAGCATCGTAAGATGATGGTGAATTCTACCGGACGTAAGTGGGAGTTTACGTTTACCACATTGGTTACGTTTGGAGGAGCTTTCTTTGCTTCTTTTCCGTTGTTTTATAGTACCAGTTTCGGTGGTGCATATTGGCTTTGGATGATTATACTTTTCAGTTTTGTATTGCAGGCTGTCAGTTATGAGTTTCAGAGTAAAGCCGGAAATCTGTTAGGCAAAAAGACATATCAGACTTTTTTGGTGATTAATGGAGTGGTAGGTCCTGTGTTACTGGGTGGGGCAGTGGCAACATTCTTTACCGGTTCCGATTTCTACATCAATAAGGCCAATATGACAGAAACTATTATGCCGGTAATCAGTCATTGGGGAAATGGGTGGCACGGATTGGATGCGCTGACCAACATTTGGAATGTAATTCTTGGATTGGCTGTCTTCTTCCTTGCACGTGTGTTGGGATCTCTTTATTTCATTAACAATATTGATGATGAAGAGTTGACCGATAAATGTCGTCGTGCAGCACGTAATAATACGGTTTTGTTCCTTGTATTCTTTTTGGCATTTGTCATTCGTACATTGGTATCCGATGGCTTTGCCGTCAATCCGGATACACAGGAAATCTATATGCAACCATATAAGTATCTCACTAACTTTATCGAAATGCCGGTGGTGCTGGCTTTATTCCTGATGGGTGTGGTACTGGTTCTTTTCGGCATAGGAAAGACATTGCTTAAAAAAACGTTTGACAAAGGAATCTGGTTTACGGGAATCGGTACAGTACTGACAGTTTTATCTTTATTGCTGGTAGCAGGGTACAACAATACTGCTTATTATCCGTCATATACAGACCCGCAAAGTTCGTTGACTTTAGCCAATAGCTGTTCCAGTGAATTTACACTAAAGACAATGGCGTATGTCTCGGTTCTTGTTCCGTTTGTAATTGCCTATATTTTCTATGCTTGGCGTAGTATCGATTGTCATAAGATTACCGAGAAAGAAATGGATGAAGGAGGACACTCATATTAA
- a CDS encoding D-2-hydroxyacid dehydrogenase, with the protein MKIVVLDGYAANPGDLSWEGMKVLGECTIYDRTTPEEVLERAAGAEAILTNKVIINADHMAALPELKYIGVLATGYNVVDTAAAKERGIVVTNIPSYSTASVAQMVFAHILNITQQVQHHSEEVHKGRWTNNKDFCFWNTPLMELREKKIGLVGLGHTGYTTARVAIGFGMQVYALTSKSHFQLPPEIKKVDLDQLFSECDIISLHCPLTPETREMVNARRLSMMKPTAILINTGRGPLINEQDLADALNSGKIYAAGVDVLSTEPPCANNPLLTAKNCYITPHIAWATIEARERLMNIAISNLQAYIAGKPENIVNK; encoded by the coding sequence ATGAAGATTGTAGTTTTAGATGGCTATGCCGCCAATCCCGGAGATTTATCCTGGGAAGGTATGAAAGTGCTTGGAGAATGTACTATTTATGATCGTACAACTCCGGAAGAGGTATTAGAACGTGCAGCCGGTGCAGAAGCAATTCTGACTAACAAAGTAATCATCAATGCAGACCACATGGCTGCACTGCCCGAATTGAAATATATAGGTGTGTTGGCTACCGGATACAACGTGGTAGATACAGCTGCTGCAAAAGAACGGGGAATCGTTGTTACCAATATTCCTTCATACAGCACCGCTTCCGTTGCTCAAATGGTATTTGCGCATATCCTGAACATCACTCAACAAGTGCAACATCACTCTGAAGAAGTGCATAAAGGTCGTTGGACCAACAATAAGGATTTCTGTTTTTGGAATACTCCGTTGATGGAACTGCGGGAAAAGAAAATCGGTCTGGTAGGACTGGGACATACCGGATATACCACAGCGCGTGTTGCAATCGGTTTCGGCATGCAAGTGTATGCATTGACTTCTAAATCTCACTTCCAGCTGCCACCGGAAATCAAGAAGGTGGATTTGGATCAGTTGTTCAGCGAATGTGATATTATCAGTTTGCACTGCCCGCTTACTCCGGAAACACGCGAAATGGTAAATGCACGCCGTCTCTCTATGATGAAGCCGACAGCTATCTTAATCAATACCGGTCGCGGACCACTTATCAACGAACAAGACCTTGCAGACGCTTTAAACAGTGGTAAGATTTATGCAGCCGGAGTAGATGTACTTTCCACCGAACCGCCTTGTGCCAACAATCCGTTGCTAACTGCAAAGAACTGCTACATCACTCCGCACATTGCCTGGGCAACCATCGAGGCTCGTGAACGTCTGATGAATATTGCAATCAGTAACCTTCAGGCTTACATTGCCGGAAAACCTGAGAATATAGTCAATAAATAA
- a CDS encoding replication-associated recombination protein A, which produces MQPLAERLRPQTLDEYIGQKHLVGPGAILRKMIDAGRISSFILWGPPGVGKTTLARIIANKLETPFYTLSAVTSGVKDVREVIDRAKSNRFFSQSSPILFIDEIHRFSKSQQDSLLGAVENGTVTLIGATTENPSFEVIRPLLSRCQLYVLKSLEKEDLLELLQRAITADAVLKERKIELKETTAMLRFSGGDARKLLNILELVVQSEAEETVVITDEMVTERLQQNPLAYDKDGEMHYDIISAFIKSIRGSDPDGAIYWLARMVEGGEDPAFIARRLVISASEDIGLANPNALLLANACFDTLMKIGWPEGRIPLAETTIYLATSPKSNSAYSAINNALELVRATGNLPVPLHLRNAPTQLMKQLGYGQEYKYAHNYEGNFVKQQFLPDELKDKRIWQPQNNPAEQKHAERMIQLWGDKFKK; this is translated from the coding sequence ATGCAACCTTTAGCAGAACGGTTACGGCCTCAAACTTTGGATGAATATATCGGTCAGAAACATTTAGTGGGACCGGGAGCCATCTTGCGGAAAATGATTGACGCAGGACGCATCTCTTCCTTTATTCTCTGGGGACCTCCCGGAGTAGGTAAAACGACTTTGGCACGAATTATTGCCAACAAACTGGAGACACCTTTCTATACATTGAGCGCTGTGACTTCCGGTGTAAAGGATGTACGTGAAGTGATAGACCGTGCCAAGAGCAATCGTTTCTTTTCGCAATCCAGCCCGATTCTGTTTATCGATGAAATCCATCGGTTCAGCAAGTCACAGCAGGATTCACTGTTGGGTGCGGTAGAGAATGGAACAGTCACACTGATTGGTGCAACAACGGAAAACCCGTCGTTCGAAGTCATCCGCCCTCTCCTGTCCCGTTGCCAGCTTTATGTACTCAAATCCTTGGAAAAGGAAGATCTGCTGGAACTCCTGCAACGTGCCATCACTGCAGATGCCGTACTGAAGGAACGAAAAATTGAGTTGAAAGAAACAACAGCCATGCTACGCTTCTCCGGTGGCGATGCCCGTAAACTACTGAATATATTGGAACTTGTCGTACAATCGGAGGCGGAGGAAACTGTTGTCATCACCGATGAAATGGTGACCGAACGTTTACAACAAAATCCACTGGCGTATGACAAAGATGGGGAGATGCATTATGACATTATCTCAGCCTTCATTAAGTCTATCCGCGGCAGTGATCCTGACGGAGCAATCTACTGGCTGGCGCGTATGGTGGAAGGAGGCGAAGATCCTGCTTTTATCGCCCGCCGGCTCGTGATTTCAGCTTCCGAGGATATTGGTTTGGCGAACCCCAATGCATTGCTTCTCGCCAATGCGTGCTTTGATACATTAATGAAAATCGGCTGGCCCGAAGGACGGATTCCTTTGGCTGAAACAACGATTTATCTGGCTACCAGTCCTAAAAGTAATTCGGCATACAGTGCAATTAACAATGCATTAGAGTTAGTCAGGGCAACCGGTAATCTGCCTGTCCCCTTGCATCTGCGCAATGCTCCGACCCAACTGATGAAACAGTTGGGATACGGACAGGAATATAAATATGCGCACAACTATGAGGGTAACTTTGTCAAACAACAGTTTCTTCCGGATGAGCTGAAAGACAAACGGATATGGCAACCGCAAAACAATCCGGCAGAACAGAAGCATGCCGAGAGAATGATACAGTTGTGGGGAGACAAATTTAAGAAATAA
- a CDS encoding DUF5686 family protein yields MKQRYSKIFILFLLVLAASNAFAQQIKGVVTDSVTHEPLMYISVFYQEKRDMGTITNINGEYSLDARRNGGTLVFSAVGYISQTVRVGSNNQTVNVKLAPDNVVLNEIVVKPQKEKYSRKNNPAVEFMKKVIEHKRAQVLEVNEYYQYDKYEKMKMSINDLTPEKLEKGIYKKYSFLKDRVEVSETTHKLILPISVQETASQTIYRKNPENKKTIIKGKNSNGIEEFFSTGEMLGTVLKDVFADINIYDDEIRLLQQRFVSPIGNNAISFYKYYLMDTLMVNKRECIHLTFVPQNSQDFGFTGHLYVLNDSTYAVQKCTMNLPKKTGVNFVNRMDIVQQYEQLPNGNWVLADDDMTVDLSWNSNKTASGLQVERTTKYSNYKFDPIEQRLFRLKGSVIKEADMLSKSDEYWANVRQVPLTKKESSMDVFVNRLEQIPGFKYIIFGAKALIENFVETGSKGHPSKVDIGPINTMISSNYIDGTRFRLSGMTTAHFNKHWFLKGYGAYGLKDERWKYSGTVTYSFNKRDYVVWEFPKHYLSATYSYDVMSPMDKFLFTDKDNIFLSVKTTTVDQMSYMRDATINYELETLTGFGVKAMLRHRNDEPAGKLEYLRNDAAQTRVHDITTSEASLTLRYAPGESFVNSKQRRVPVSLDAPIFTLTHAMGFKGVLGGDYSFNRTEASVWKRFWLPSSWGKIDCSLKAGAEWNTVPFPLLILPEANLSYITQRETFNLINNMEFLNDRYASLSLSYDMNGKLFNRIPLIKSLKWREMFRFRALWGTLTDKNNPFKSNNPDLFRFPTRDGKFTSFVMDPKVPYIEGSVGIYNIFKLLHIEYVHRFTYRDNPGINKNGIRFMVLMVF; encoded by the coding sequence ATGAAACAACGATATAGCAAAATATTTATACTGTTCTTACTCGTATTGGCTGCTTCAAATGCTTTTGCGCAGCAAATAAAAGGGGTAGTCACTGATTCTGTTACCCACGAGCCATTGATGTATATCTCTGTTTTCTATCAGGAAAAGAGGGATATGGGTACCATCACCAATATTAACGGAGAATATAGCCTTGATGCCCGAAGAAACGGAGGAACTCTTGTGTTTTCCGCTGTAGGTTATATCAGTCAAACGGTTCGGGTCGGTTCCAATAATCAGACGGTAAACGTTAAGCTGGCTCCGGATAATGTGGTCCTGAATGAAATTGTCGTGAAACCTCAAAAGGAGAAATACTCCCGTAAAAACAACCCGGCAGTCGAATTCATGAAGAAAGTAATCGAACACAAAAGGGCACAAGTCCTTGAAGTGAATGAATACTATCAGTACGACAAGTACGAGAAAATGAAGATGTCTATCAACGACCTCACGCCGGAAAAACTGGAAAAGGGAATCTACAAGAAATATTCATTCCTAAAAGATCGGGTGGAAGTGTCGGAAACAACCCATAAATTGATTCTACCGATTTCCGTACAGGAGACGGCTTCACAAACCATCTATCGCAAAAATCCCGAAAACAAGAAAACGATCATCAAAGGCAAGAATTCCAATGGTATAGAAGAATTCTTCTCCACAGGAGAGATGCTCGGCACTGTACTGAAAGACGTATTTGCTGATATCAATATCTACGACGATGAGATCCGATTGCTCCAACAGCGCTTCGTGAGCCCTATCGGTAATAATGCCATCTCATTCTATAAATATTATCTGATGGACACGTTGATGGTGAACAAACGCGAATGTATACACCTCACATTTGTTCCGCAAAACTCGCAGGATTTCGGATTCACCGGACATCTTTACGTATTGAACGACTCTACTTATGCCGTTCAGAAATGCACGATGAACCTGCCTAAAAAGACAGGTGTAAACTTCGTCAACCGCATGGACATCGTCCAACAATATGAACAACTTCCTAACGGCAACTGGGTGTTGGCGGATGATGACATGACTGTAGACTTGTCCTGGAACTCCAACAAGACAGCAAGTGGACTGCAGGTGGAACGAACCACGAAATATAGTAATTATAAGTTCGACCCTATCGAACAACGCCTGTTCCGGTTGAAAGGCAGCGTGATCAAAGAAGCGGATATGCTTTCGAAAAGCGATGAGTATTGGGCAAATGTCCGTCAAGTACCGCTGACAAAGAAAGAAAGCTCGATGGATGTATTCGTCAACCGCCTCGAACAGATACCGGGATTCAAGTACATCATCTTTGGAGCGAAAGCGCTGATCGAAAACTTTGTGGAAACAGGAAGTAAGGGCCATCCGAGCAAAGTGGATATCGGCCCTATCAACACCATGATTTCAAGCAACTACATTGATGGTACACGTTTCCGGCTGAGCGGCATGACAACGGCTCATTTCAACAAGCACTGGTTCTTGAAGGGATATGGGGCTTACGGCCTGAAAGACGAACGGTGGAAATATAGCGGTACGGTGACTTATTCATTCAACAAACGCGATTATGTAGTTTGGGAATTCCCGAAACATTATCTTTCGGCTACGTACAGCTATGACGTAATGTCTCCGATGGATAAATTCCTGTTCACGGATAAAGATAACATCTTCCTGTCAGTAAAAACAACCACAGTAGACCAAATGTCATACATGCGCGACGCCACCATTAATTATGAGCTCGAAACACTGACAGGATTCGGAGTGAAAGCCATGCTGCGCCACCGTAACGACGAGCCTGCCGGCAAACTGGAATATCTGCGTAATGATGCCGCACAAACCCGTGTACATGATATCACGACTTCGGAAGCAAGCTTGACGCTGCGTTATGCTCCGGGCGAATCATTTGTCAACTCCAAACAACGCCGCGTACCCGTATCCCTGGATGCCCCTATCTTTACGTTGACTCATGCCATGGGTTTCAAAGGAGTACTAGGCGGAGATTACAGTTTTAACCGTACGGAAGCAAGTGTGTGGAAACGTTTCTGGCTTCCCTCTTCCTGGGGAAAGATTGATTGCAGCTTGAAAGCAGGCGCTGAATGGAACACGGTTCCTTTCCCATTGCTGATCTTGCCGGAAGCTAATTTATCCTACATCACCCAGCGCGAAACGTTCAACTTGATTAATAACATGGAATTCCTGAACGACCGTTACGCTTCCCTATCACTATCTTATGATATGAATGGAAAACTATTCAACCGTATTCCTCTCATCAAGAGCTTGAAATGGAGGGAAATGTTCCGTTTCCGTGCTTTGTGGGGAACATTGACGGATAAGAATAATCCGTTTAAGAGCAACAATCCCGATCTGTTCCGTTTCCCGACACGCGACGGTAAGTTCACCAGTTTCGTAATGGACCCGAAAGTGCCGTATATCGAAGGAAGTGTAGGTATCTACAACATTTTCAAGTTGCTGCACATTGAATATGTACATCGTTTCACTTACCGTGACAATCCGGGTATCAACAAAAACGGTATTCGTTTCATGGTATTAATGGTATTCTAA
- the wecB gene encoding non-hydrolyzing UDP-N-acetylglucosamine 2-epimerase encodes MKITIVAGARPNFMKIAPITRAIEAARMQGKSISYRLVYTGKKEDASLDASLFSDLDMKAPDVYLGVESSNPTNLTAGIMIAFEQELTENPAHVVLVVDDLTATMSCAIVAKKQGIKVAHLVAGTRSFDMKMPKEVNRMITDGISDYLFTAGMVANRNLNQTGTESENVYYVGNILIDTVRYNRNRLLKPIWFSVLGLQEGNYLLLTLNRRVLLNNKENLRQLLKTIIEKSAGMPIVAPLHTYVRNAIKESGIEAPNLHIMPPQNYLFFGYLISKAKGIITDSGNVAEEATFMGIPCITLNTYSEHPETWRMGTNELVGEDPVLLAKVMDTLMQGEWKRGELPERWDGRTAERIVQILTDKK; translated from the coding sequence ATGAAAATAACAATTGTTGCGGGGGCACGCCCCAATTTTATGAAGATAGCTCCCATCACACGCGCTATTGAAGCCGCACGGATGCAAGGTAAAAGTATCTCTTACCGACTGGTATATACAGGAAAGAAAGAAGATGCAAGTCTGGATGCTTCTCTCTTTTCGGACCTTGATATGAAAGCTCCCGATGTCTATCTGGGAGTGGAAAGCAGTAATCCAACGAATTTGACAGCCGGAATCATGATAGCCTTCGAACAGGAGCTGACGGAAAACCCGGCACACGTGGTTCTCGTGGTAGACGATCTGACTGCCACCATGAGCTGTGCCATCGTAGCCAAGAAACAAGGAATCAAGGTAGCGCATCTCGTAGCCGGCACCCGTTCTTTCGACATGAAGATGCCGAAAGAGGTCAACCGTATGATTACAGACGGAATATCCGACTATCTGTTTACTGCCGGCATGGTTGCCAACCGCAATCTGAACCAAACAGGAACGGAAAGTGAAAATGTATATTATGTAGGTAACATTCTCATAGATACCGTTCGTTACAACCGGAACCGTTTGCTCAAACCGATATGGTTCTCCGTACTGGGACTGCAAGAGGGAAATTATCTCCTGCTCACCCTCAACCGCCGTGTATTGTTAAACAACAAAGAGAATCTGCGTCAGCTGCTGAAAACAATCATTGAAAAATCTGCCGGCATGCCTATCGTAGCACCACTACATACATACGTACGAAATGCCATCAAAGAATCAGGCATCGAAGCTCCGAACCTCCACATAATGCCTCCGCAAAATTACTTGTTCTTCGGCTATCTGATAAGCAAGGCGAAAGGAATCATTACGGATTCGGGCAATGTGGCCGAAGAAGCGACCTTTATGGGTATTCCATGTATCACGCTTAACACATATTCCGAACATCCGGAGACATGGCGTATGGGAACCAACGAACTTGTCGGGGAAGACCCCGTCCTGCTTGCCAAAGTAATGGATACCCTGATGCAAGGTGAATGGAAACGAGGTGAGCTTCCCGAGCGTTGGGACGGACGGACAGCAGAACGTATCGTGCAGATATTGACTGATAAAAAATAG
- a CDS encoding trimeric intracellular cation channel family protein yields the protein MPTFVQILDFIGTFAFAISGIRLASAKRFDWFGAYVVGLATAIGGGTIRDVLLDVTPGWMTDPIYLICTGLALLWVICFGRSLIRLNNTFFIFDTIGLALFTVVGAGKSIALGYPFWVAIIMGSITGAAGGVIRDVFINEIPLIFRKEIYAMACVVGGIAYWICDVAGLESYACQLIGGLAVFLTRILAVKYHICLPILKGSEELKE from the coding sequence ATGCCCACATTCGTTCAAATTCTTGATTTTATAGGCACATTTGCCTTTGCTATTAGTGGTATCCGGCTAGCCTCGGCGAAACGTTTCGACTGGTTCGGAGCTTATGTGGTAGGACTTGCTACGGCTATCGGTGGCGGTACTATCCGTGATGTCCTGCTCGATGTGACACCGGGATGGATGACCGATCCCATATATCTGATTTGTACGGGACTGGCTTTGTTGTGGGTAATCTGTTTCGGACGTTCGCTCATCCGGCTCAATAATACTTTCTTTATTTTTGATACTATCGGGCTGGCATTGTTTACCGTAGTAGGGGCAGGCAAGAGTATTGCTTTGGGCTATCCTTTTTGGGTGGCGATTATTATGGGTAGTATTACAGGAGCAGCCGGTGGGGTGATTCGTGACGTTTTTATCAATGAAATACCTCTTATCTTCCGAAAGGAAATTTATGCAATGGCTTGTGTTGTTGGCGGTATTGCATACTGGATTTGTGACGTTGCAGGATTGGAATCATACGCCTGTCAGTTGATTGGCGGACTAGCGGTATTCCTAACCCGCATCTTAGCTGTCAAATACCACATCTGCCTACCTATATTAAAAGGTAGCGAAGAGCTGAAAGAATAA
- a CDS encoding DUF4251 domain-containing protein, with translation MKTKKQIFMLLLALLLGASTLSAQSKKEKKEQKKEAVKKLIESENYKIDVNTAMPMRGRSIPLMSSYSLEIRNDSVISYLPYYGRAYSIPYGGGNGLDFKAILKEYNVETDKKGNIIVKFIVRNSEDRYEFRAKVFPNGSASIDVNMQNRQSISFLGELDIKEEK, from the coding sequence ATGAAAACGAAGAAACAAATATTTATGCTGTTACTGGCTTTACTGCTAGGCGCCTCTACCCTTTCGGCTCAAAGTAAAAAGGAAAAGAAGGAACAGAAAAAAGAAGCGGTAAAGAAACTGATCGAATCGGAAAACTACAAGATAGATGTCAACACTGCCATGCCGATGCGCGGACGCTCTATTCCTTTGATGTCTTCCTACTCACTGGAAATCAGAAATGATTCGGTTATCTCTTATTTACCTTATTACGGACGGGCTTATAGCATCCCCTATGGCGGAGGTAACGGACTTGATTTCAAGGCGATTCTCAAAGAATATAATGTGGAAACAGATAAGAAAGGGAATATCATTGTTAAATTTATCGTACGTAATTCTGAAGACAGGTATGAATTCAGGGCCAAAGTATTCCCTAACGGTTCGGCAAGTATCGATGTCAATATGCAAAACCGCCAGTCCATCAGTTTTCTGGGAGAACTGGATATAAAGGAGGAAAAGTAA
- a CDS encoding RNA polymerase sigma factor: MKSLSFREELIGVQEELFRFAYKLTANREEANDLLQETSLKALVNEEKYVSDTNFKGWMYTIMRNIFINNYRKIVRDQIFVDTTDNYYHLNLPQDSGFESTEGTYDLKEMHRIVNALPREYKIPFSMHVSGFKYREIAEKLGLPLGTVKSRIFFTRQRLQQELKDFV; the protein is encoded by the coding sequence ATGAAGAGTTTAAGTTTCAGAGAAGAATTAATTGGAGTACAGGAGGAGTTGTTTCGCTTTGCTTATAAATTAACGGCCAACCGTGAAGAAGCAAATGATTTGTTGCAGGAAACATCTTTAAAAGCATTAGTTAATGAGGAGAAATATGTCTCGGACACAAATTTCAAAGGATGGATGTACACAATTATGCGCAACATCTTTATTAATAACTACCGCAAAATAGTACGCGATCAAATCTTTGTAGATACAACCGATAATTATTATCACTTAAACTTACCGCAAGATTCAGGATTTGAAAGTACGGAAGGTACTTACGATCTGAAAGAGATGCATCGTATTGTCAACGCACTTCCCCGGGAGTATAAGATTCCTTTCTCTATGCACGTATCTGGTTTCAAATACCGCGAGATTGCGGAAAAATTGGGATTGCCGTTAGGTACAGTGAAGAGCCGTATATTCTTCACGCGTCAACGTTTGCAGCAGGAATTGAAAGATTTTGTATAG
- the mtgA gene encoding monofunctional biosynthetic peptidoglycan transglycosylase, translating to MHRQLLNKKLLRYMRSLLIFFFTSTILAVIVYRFMPVYVTPLMIIRSVQQIFSGDKPTWKHTWVSFDQMSPHLPMAVIASEDNRFAEHNGFDFIEIKKAMKENETRKRKRGASTISQQTAKNVFLWPQSSWVRKGFEVYFTFLIELFWSKERIMEVYLNSIEMGDGIYGAQATAKIQFGTTAAKLTRRQCALIAATLPNPIRFNSAKPSSYMLKRQSQILRLMNLIPKFPPEEKVVKKKKSKNKRSK from the coding sequence ATGCACAGGCAGCTGTTAAATAAAAAATTACTGCGCTATATGCGTAGCCTGCTGATATTCTTCTTTACATCAACTATACTAGCAGTGATTGTCTATCGTTTTATGCCGGTTTATGTCACTCCCTTGATGATTATCCGAAGCGTTCAGCAGATTTTTTCAGGAGATAAACCCACGTGGAAGCACACGTGGGTTTCTTTTGATCAGATGTCTCCCCACCTGCCGATGGCAGTCATTGCCTCCGAAGACAACCGTTTTGCAGAACACAACGGATTCGATTTCATAGAAATCAAGAAAGCGATGAAAGAGAACGAAACACGCAAACGAAAACGCGGAGCAAGCACCATCAGCCAGCAAACAGCCAAAAATGTATTCTTATGGCCTCAATCTTCATGGGTACGCAAGGGGTTCGAAGTCTACTTTACATTTCTCATTGAATTGTTCTGGTCGAAAGAACGAATTATGGAAGTCTATCTCAACTCCATAGAAATGGGAGATGGCATCTACGGTGCACAAGCCACCGCAAAGATCCAATTCGGAACAACAGCCGCCAAGCTAACCCGGAGACAATGCGCACTCATCGCCGCTACCCTGCCCAACCCGATACGATTCAACTCGGCGAAACCTTCGTCATACATGCTAAAACGGCAAAGTCAGATATTACGGCTGATGAATCTGATTCCTAAATTTCCGCCTGAAGAAAAGGTAGTGAAAAAGAAAAAAAGCAAGAACAAAAGAAGCAAATAA